TACAAAGATGGCCAGTCGGCCATGATGATCCACGTGTTGCAGGGCGAGCGCGAGCTGATCAGCGACTGTCGCTCGCTGGCGCGCTTCGAGCTGCGCGGCATCCCGGCCATGGTCGCGGGCGCGGCGAAGATTCGCGTCACCTTCCAGGTCGACGCCGACGGCCTGCTCAGCGTCGCGGCCCGCGAACTGGGCTCGGGCGTGGAGTCGAGCATACAGGTCAAGCCGTCCTACGGCCTGACCGACGGCGAGATCGCTCGTATGCTCAAGGATTCCTTCGAGCACGCCGGCGCCGACAAGCATGCGCGCCAGTTGCGCGAGCACCAGGTCGACGCCGAGCGCCTGCTCGAGGCGGTGCAGGGCGCCCTGGACGCCGATGGCGAGCGCCTGCTCAGCAGTGACGAGCGCGACGCGATCGAATTCCAGATGCAAGAACTACGTGATTTGCTGACCGGCACCGATGGCGCCGCCATCGAGCAACAGACCAAGCGTCTGTCGCAGGTGACCGATGCATTTGCCGCCCGTCGCCTTGATTCGACGGTCAAAGCCGCACTGGCCGGGCGCAACCTGAATGAGATCGAGGAGTAACCGATGCCGCTGGTGACATTCCTGCCGCACGAGAAGTTCTGCCCCGAGGGGTTGACCGTGGAAGTACCGACCGGGACCAACATCCTGGAACTGGCCCACGACCATCACATCGAGATGGAAAGCGCCTGCGGCGGCGTCAAGGCCTGCACCACCTGCCATTGCATCATCCGCAAGGGCTTCGACTCCCTTGAAGAAGCGGACGAGCTCGAAGAGGACATGCTGGACAAGGCCTGGGGCCTGGAGGCGCAGTCGCGCCTGGGTTGCCAGGTGGTCGTCGGCGATGAGGACCTCACCATCGAGATCCCCAAGTATTCGCTCAACCACGCCGCCGAAGCGCCGCACTGAGGGCCTGTACATGAGTCTGAAATGGGTTGATGTACTTGAGATCGCCATCCAGCTTGCGGAAAGCAAGCCCGAGGTCGATCCTCATTACGTGAATTTCGTCGATCTGCGCGCATGGGTCATGGCTCTGCCGGACTTCGATGACGATCCGTCGCGTTGCGGCGAGAAAGTTCTCGAGGCCATCCAGGCGGCCTGGATCGAAGAAGCCGACTGAACGCACGCTGCAGGTTAGGCAATCCCCTGGAACCCGCGTATAATTCGCGGGTTTAATTTTTCGCAACACTCAATATTCTGGAGTTTTCCATGGCTGTTCAACGTACTTTCTCGATCATCAAGCCTGACGCCGTCGCCAAAAACGTCATCGGCAAGATCACCACTCGCTTCGAAGAAGCCGGCCTGAAAATCGTCGCTTCGAAAATCAAGCAACTGTCCAAGGCCGAAGCCGAAGGCTTCTACGCCGAGCACAGCGCTCGTGGCTTCTTCGGCGACCTGGTTGCCTTCATGACTTCCGGCCCGGTCGTTGTCCAGGTTCTGGAAGGCGAGAACGCCATCGCTCTGAACCGTGAGCTGATGGGCGCCACCAACCCTAAAGAAGCTGCTCCAGGCACCATCCGCGCTGACTTCGCCGAGTCGATCGACGCCAACGCCGTTCACGGTTCGGACTCCGAAGCCGCTGCCGCTCGCGAAATCGCTTACTTCTTCGCAGCTACCGAGGTAACCACTCGCTAAGCGAAAGCTTACGGGTGTGAGGGTGAATCCATGACGACATCGACTGGCAAGATCAACCTGCTGGGGCTGACCCTGGCGGAAATGGAACAGTTCTTCGACTCAATCGGGGAGAAGCGCTTCCGCGCCGGGCAGGTGATGAAATGGATTCACCATTTTGGCGTCGATGATTTCGCCGCCATGACCAATGTCGGCAAGGTCTTGCGCGAAAAGCTCGAGGCCGTTGCCGAGATTCGGGGCCCGGAAGTGGTCAGCGAAGACATTTCCGCCGACGGCACCCGCAAGTGGGTGGTTCGCGTTGCTTCCGGCAGCTGCGTAGAAACCGTCTACATCCCCACCGACGATCGCGGCACGCTGTGCGTATCGTCGCAAGCCGGCTGCGCCCTGGACTGCAGTTTCTGCTCCACCGGCAAGCAAGGCTTCAACAGCAACCTCACCGCCGCCGAAGTGATCGGCCAGGTGTGGCTTGCCAACAAATCCTTCGGGACCGTCCCCGCCAAGATCGACCGCGCCATCACCAACGTGGTCATGATGGGCATGGGCGAGCCCTTGCTGAACTTCGACAATGTCATCGCCGCCATGAAGATCATGATGGAAGATCTGGGCTATGGCATCTCGAAGCGTCGCGTCACGCTCTCCACCTCGGGCGTGGTACCGATGATCGACGAGCTGGCCAAGCACATCGACGTGTCGCTCGCACTGTCGCTGCACGCCCCCAACGATGAGCTGCGCAACAAGCTGGTACCGATCAACAAGAAGTACCCGCTGAAGATGCTGCTGGAATCGTGCATGGGCTACATGTCCACGCTCGGCGGCAAGCGCGTGCTCACCATCGAGTACACCCTGCTCAAGGACGTCAATGACCAGCCCGAGCATGCCGCGCAGATGATCGAGTTGCTGCGCGACGTACCGTGCAAGATCAACCTGATCCCGTTCAACCCGTTCCCGCACTCGGGCTACGAGCGACCCAGCAACAACGCCATCCGTCGCTTCCAGGACCTGCTGCACCATGGTGGTTTCAACGTCACCACCCGTACCACCCGCGGCGACGACATCGATGCCGCCTGCGGCCAGCTGGTGGGCCAGGTCAACGACCGCACCCGTCGCAGCGAGCGTTACATCGCCGTGCGCCAGCTCGCCGACGAGCCGCAAGACAACGCCGCGCGCCCCTGACGAGCACTCCGCCCATGACCCTGCGCGCCGCGCTGTCGATCCTGACGCTTTCGCTGCTGGTTGGCTGCGTGTCCGGCGGCGCGGGCGATCCGCTGGCCAACCGCCAAGGGCGTGAGGAAGCGGGGCGGGCCTACGTGCAGTTGGGGCTTGGGTATTTGCAACAAGGTTTGACCGAGCAGGCCAAGGCGCCGCTGGGCAAGGCCCTGGCCTTGAGCGAGCGCGATGTCGATGCCCACGCGGCATTGGCCTTGGTGTTCCAGGCAGAAGGCGAGCCGGCGCTGGCCGCCCAGCACTTCGAGAAAGCGCTGGCCATACGCCCGAGCGACACACGAATCCGCAACAACTACGGCAGTTTCCTATATGCTCAGGGCCGCTTTGATGACGCCCAGGCGATGTTCCGCCAAGCGGCCGCCGATACCCTGTATCCTGAGCGCTCCCGGGTCTACGAGAACCTGGGGCTGACGGCCCTGAAGCTGGGGCAGGGCGAACAGGCCCGCGAGCATCTGGAAAAAGCCCTTCGGCTCAATCAGCGGCAACCGAGGGCTTTGCTTGAAATGGCTGAGTTGTCCTACGAAAACAGGCATTATGTGCCGGCCCGGGACTACTACGATCGATTCAGCCAGCTGAGCGACCAGAATGCCCGCAGTCTGCTGCTGGGCAGCCGCCTGGCCCGCGCCCTCGACGACCGGGGCGACGCGGCCCGCCTGGGCCAGCAATTACAACGACTTTATCCCGGTACGCCGGAATATCAGCAATACCTGTCGGAGCAACGATGAAAGCCGCGCACACTGAAGTAGCAGCAGCGACTCGCCAAAACCCCGGTGACGTCTTGCGTCAGGCCCGCGAGAAACGGGACTGGAGCCAGGCCGAGGTCGCTCGCAAGCTCAATCTCACGGTATCTTCGCTGAACAACCTGGAAAACGGCGCCTTCGACAAGCTGCCGGGGCATACCTTCGCCCGCGGTTACATCCGTGCCTACGCCAAACTGATGGACATGGACCAGGCACCGCTGGTCGAGGCGTTCGACCAGATTACCGGCACCCACGCCAAGGGCAGCGAAGTGCATGCCCTGGGCCGCATCGAGGAGCCGGTGCGCCTGTCCCACAACATCCTGCGCGTGGTCAGCCTGCTGCTGCTGGTGGCCGTGGTCGGTGGCAGCTTCCTCTGGTGGCAGGACAACACCAGCCTGCGCGGCAAGGACCTGGCCAAGATCGCCCTGGAGCATGTCGAAGTCGAGAGCGCCGACGGCACCACCCAGATCCACCCGCTGGACGAGCCGGAAGACCAGGCCGTGAGCGAAGGCCAGCAGCCTGAAAGCGAAGTGCTGCCACTGGAACCCGCGGCCAGCGAGCAGCCCCCGGCCAGTACCGCCGAGGCTCCCGCGACAGCGGTAGCCGCGCCTGCGCCGGTCGCGCCGGCCGCCGCGCCACAAGCGCCGGCTGTCGCCGTGGCGCCGACCGCTCCGGCAGCGCCTGCCGCACCGGTTGCCCCGGTCGCTCCCGTGGCCACCGCGCCCGCACCGGTAGCTCCGGCACCCGCTGTCGAGGCTGCGCCCGCCCCGGCCGGCAGTGGCAATGTACACATCCAGTTCACCGCCGATTGCTGGACCCAGGTCTCAGATGGCAACGGCAAGGTGCTGTTCAGCGCCATCAAGCGCAAGGGCGACAGCCTGGAACTGACCGGCAAGCCACCGTTCGCGGTGCGCCTGGGCTTCGCCCGTGGCGCCCAGGTGAGCTACAACGGCCAGGCGGTCGATGTCGCCCCGTTCACCAGTGGCGAAACCGCTCGCCTGAAGTTGGGACAGTAAGACATGCACGGCGAATCTCCGATCAAACGTCGCGAATCCCGCAAAATCTGGGTCGGCAATGTGCCGGTGGGTGGCGATGCCCCCATCGCGGTGCAGAGCATGACCAACACCGACACCAACGATGTCGCCGCCACCGTGGCGCAGATCCAGCGCCTGGTCGATGCCGGCGTGGACATCGTGCGTGTCTCGGTACCGGACATGGACGCCGCCGAGGCGTTCGGCAAGATCAAGAAGCTGGTCAGCGTGCCGCTGGTCGCCGACATCCACTTCGACTACAAGATCGCCCTGCGCGTGGCCGAACTGGGCGTCGACTGCCTGCGTATCAACCCGGGCAACATCGGCCGCGAAGACCGCGTGCGCGCGGTGGTCGACGCCGCCCGTGATCGTGGCATCCCGATCCGCATCGGCGTCAACGCCGGCTCCTTGGAAAAAGACCTGCAGAAGAAGTACGGCGAACCCACCCCCGCCGCGCTGGTCGAGTCGGCGCTGCGCCATGTCGAGCACCTGGACCGCCTGGACTTCCAGGACTTCAAGGTCAGCGTCAAGGCCTCCGACGTGTTCATGGCCGTCGAGGCCTACCGCTTGCTGGCCAAGCAGATCATCCAGCCGCTGCACTTGGGGATAACCGAAGCCGGTGGCCTGCGTTCGGGGACGGTGAAATCCGCCGTCGGCCTAGGTATGCTGCTGGCCGAGGGTATCGGTGACACCATCCGTATTTCGCTGGCGGCCGACCCGGTCGAGGAAGTGAAGGTCGGCTACGACATCCTCAAGTCGCTGCACCTGCGTTCCCGTGGCATCAACTTCATCGCCTGCCCGAGCTGCTCGCGGCAGAACTTCGATGTGGTCAAGACCATGAACGAGCTGGAAGGGCGCCTGGAAGACCTGCTGGTGCCGCTGGACGTGGCGGTGATCGGTTGCGTGGTCAACGGCCCGGGCGAAG
This genomic stretch from Pseudomonas entomophila harbors:
- the fdx gene encoding ISC system 2Fe-2S type ferredoxin, producing MPLVTFLPHEKFCPEGLTVEVPTGTNILELAHDHHIEMESACGGVKACTTCHCIIRKGFDSLEEADELEEDMLDKAWGLEAQSRLGCQVVVGDEDLTIEIPKYSLNHAAEAPH
- the iscX gene encoding Fe-S cluster assembly protein IscX, whose product is MSLKWVDVLEIAIQLAESKPEVDPHYVNFVDLRAWVMALPDFDDDPSRCGEKVLEAIQAAWIEEAD
- the ndk gene encoding nucleoside-diphosphate kinase; its protein translation is MAVQRTFSIIKPDAVAKNVIGKITTRFEEAGLKIVASKIKQLSKAEAEGFYAEHSARGFFGDLVAFMTSGPVVVQVLEGENAIALNRELMGATNPKEAAPGTIRADFAESIDANAVHGSDSEAAAAREIAYFFAATEVTTR
- the rlmN gene encoding 23S rRNA (adenine(2503)-C(2))-methyltransferase RlmN, with product MTTSTGKINLLGLTLAEMEQFFDSIGEKRFRAGQVMKWIHHFGVDDFAAMTNVGKVLREKLEAVAEIRGPEVVSEDISADGTRKWVVRVASGSCVETVYIPTDDRGTLCVSSQAGCALDCSFCSTGKQGFNSNLTAAEVIGQVWLANKSFGTVPAKIDRAITNVVMMGMGEPLLNFDNVIAAMKIMMEDLGYGISKRRVTLSTSGVVPMIDELAKHIDVSLALSLHAPNDELRNKLVPINKKYPLKMLLESCMGYMSTLGGKRVLTIEYTLLKDVNDQPEHAAQMIELLRDVPCKINLIPFNPFPHSGYERPSNNAIRRFQDLLHHGGFNVTTRTTRGDDIDAACGQLVGQVNDRTRRSERYIAVRQLADEPQDNAARP
- the pilW gene encoding type IV pilus biogenesis/stability protein PilW gives rise to the protein MTLRAALSILTLSLLVGCVSGGAGDPLANRQGREEAGRAYVQLGLGYLQQGLTEQAKAPLGKALALSERDVDAHAALALVFQAEGEPALAAQHFEKALAIRPSDTRIRNNYGSFLYAQGRFDDAQAMFRQAAADTLYPERSRVYENLGLTALKLGQGEQAREHLEKALRLNQRQPRALLEMAELSYENRHYVPARDYYDRFSQLSDQNARSLLLGSRLARALDDRGDAARLGQQLQRLYPGTPEYQQYLSEQR
- a CDS encoding RodZ domain-containing protein; translated protein: MKAAHTEVAAATRQNPGDVLRQAREKRDWSQAEVARKLNLTVSSLNNLENGAFDKLPGHTFARGYIRAYAKLMDMDQAPLVEAFDQITGTHAKGSEVHALGRIEEPVRLSHNILRVVSLLLLVAVVGGSFLWWQDNTSLRGKDLAKIALEHVEVESADGTTQIHPLDEPEDQAVSEGQQPESEVLPLEPAASEQPPASTAEAPATAVAAPAPVAPAAAPQAPAVAVAPTAPAAPAAPVAPVAPVATAPAPVAPAPAVEAAPAPAGSGNVHIQFTADCWTQVSDGNGKVLFSAIKRKGDSLELTGKPPFAVRLGFARGAQVSYNGQAVDVAPFTSGETARLKLGQ
- the ispG gene encoding flavodoxin-dependent (E)-4-hydroxy-3-methylbut-2-enyl-diphosphate synthase; the protein is MHGESPIKRRESRKIWVGNVPVGGDAPIAVQSMTNTDTNDVAATVAQIQRLVDAGVDIVRVSVPDMDAAEAFGKIKKLVSVPLVADIHFDYKIALRVAELGVDCLRINPGNIGREDRVRAVVDAARDRGIPIRIGVNAGSLEKDLQKKYGEPTPAALVESALRHVEHLDRLDFQDFKVSVKASDVFMAVEAYRLLAKQIIQPLHLGITEAGGLRSGTVKSAVGLGMLLAEGIGDTIRISLAADPVEEVKVGYDILKSLHLRSRGINFIACPSCSRQNFDVVKTMNELEGRLEDLLVPLDVAVIGCVVNGPGEAKESHVGLTGGTPNLVYIDGKPSQKLNNDNLVDELEKLIRQKAAEKAEADAALIARG